A DNA window from Coprobacter tertius contains the following coding sequences:
- a CDS encoding RHS repeat domain-containing protein — translation MKMRKIAVFAFMLAELYAYGQEENIRLNLPDKMLPSPDAASIAKYQNYPVDHCTGVPDISIPLYEIVCGDLRLPITLSYHASGLRVHDISGLVGLGWSLNAEPQITRSVNVMPDEKGYLINGNLFSNEPGLDCAYYKDLANGNKEEEPDDFYYRLADKSGSFIIKRELGASAVPMTIPYDPVKIDLSGFTNEHYNMTIQDENGVLYEFGDSPLQRYVAEFREITDMKGGMATTCWKASRMISPHTSDTVYFHYQEGQNTHQRSLYDMITVEDSIDQSTAFGVLECATAHYPYVKYMTSGYVAGYNLQKDGSLQRSCENSSAFDVGYESNVTAHYPEEIRFRGGRVVFSLEKSGTSRPTLQYITVYDNNGNQIRRIRLNHTTFLPGGNDRDYKRRLDSVEFLDARGNVIETYSFDYWGNTLPYDLSTKDVDFWGYYNGEGLTSSQNAVKRTAINCQVEAPTLEDIQGVIGDAERGSNETAMKCGVLTKITYPSGGYTSIHYEANRYQDKTASGADTVRLCGGLRVERIVNVGSDNLGHANRIYVRRYTYGVNGCGTGYVKSKMGLNEYMSECRHTYTNMDNGQRVFFTRLRSYMSNPVNDILFSGGSPIIYEQVREDAYDDADTASMVRKIFTYRHRDPLEDQSGDLYIPETNIRINPRNHWRDGLLLKEEEYKTVVSRNGNNRVTVDFRLEREIEHTYAEYHSGLARARRIFNKVSPFGPSSDKFKYFVNDFSLKLYNIETGIMLETKKVTTIHDGTKKNVTTEVYDYTHADLITPTKVTTTYGDGTKIVDTRTYLTSNSLLVPKVVREKLYEGNRLNILLKRLSTITSRSGWSRTWEEENHTYAMFSDGEAREQSISLKSRDKGFDKLNMVEYNIDGRPQYMTLNDHQKVFYLWGYRSQYVVAEIQGVTAEEVKAKITQAQIDALAGKDTLLPQDITMLNNLRNSLPQSRIVSRIYKPLVGVKEETAPDQTKYGYEYDAYYRLLAKYQVNPVGGAKEIREHYRYYIQPGGSYVVRSTPFQIVTSPSQVNSNNSFEEYTYFDPLGRPEETVQRKMGGNGEDLITYTTLDYRDRPLRSWLTYAGNQTTGAFVAVNLVESAARSFYNDTAPYRETVYENSSDGRPVEETGEGQDWRSGSSGKKVRYDYYLNDASGDMSCYDMALKRGGVNVDMTKKYPAGSLFVTKITDEDGHVVYEFHNGLGQKILERKMNGSEASDTYFTYERQNRPEAVLPPESSVKYAGTQFDCSMEKDIHLFSELPDSFPYGYPTMVRTPGSETSLLYYDKYYRVIQELLPDNRCLFKLYDDQDRLVVEGECDDIVNDYGRDKSVETKYNPSDNWEGTGYSTTFSGTNIKLHNVYYYDTYDYLELPSITGVPNSSLLSYESKSGYGDRYATSNGQGAKGRLTGEITYRLEVSANQYSRITSHYYDYRGNEVQRREISPLSRQSDYYAYDYLGQVTRHYSYHSGSGITYIETEENTYNSQKRLSKSNCLWENQRTNTSGQVSIFYDYDRLGRVSRKRISENGTPVDTIGYDYTIRGWVQGIRGRYFKERLVYQDVNDASSCFNGNIRQQIFQILKPGYEQEHFYYEYDGLNRLYNAWSSFYGPNKDGQFGEQYEFDRNSNITHLYRYWPQPSGGGTQQIDNLSLSYNAQTGLLSGISESIADQTRNGLIEYKQNGKTSHGIGYDNSGREIWNEGMQVSSVSYNVLSLPRQVQTRRGDITEYEYNGRGEKTGVTYRTVKTNMTVPYGSAVTPAAGTTTSTYMFYEGNKVYMGGGVNLRFVYHDDYYYDAESGKNYYYSKNHLGSICVVTDKEGNLQQANRYYPSGLPMSNSVNPEFQTKKLSGKEFDQMHNMNLYDHGARMYNPVLLRWTTPDPLAYKYLGISPYIYCAGNPVCLVDLDGKEVWGGFDFFRGVGDAIGRNMSMGSWKGNPSTVANASAYNGGQLVGDVLSAIGGVGEMFIGGATAIAGGAITVGSAGTASVVGGGAAVAGAAVATHGATMINNAVKSVVKGEGRIDAANGSGTSSKYENVTKSSRGKSSTTNIKTDVTKKEFGKNLENSGYKKTLSKDGKADIYTKGDKKYSVRDYNSSDHNGPTADYAEKNKVKKEIRLEK, via the coding sequence ATGAAAATGAGAAAGATTGCTGTTTTTGCATTTATGCTTGCGGAATTGTATGCCTATGGGCAAGAAGAAAATATAAGGTTGAACCTTCCCGATAAGATGCTGCCGAGTCCTGACGCGGCAAGTATAGCGAAATATCAAAATTATCCGGTAGATCATTGTACCGGCGTTCCCGATATTTCTATTCCGTTATATGAAATAGTATGTGGCGATTTGCGATTGCCTATTACGCTCAGTTATCATGCTTCCGGTTTACGGGTGCACGATATATCGGGATTGGTAGGATTAGGATGGAGTTTAAATGCCGAGCCTCAGATTACCCGTTCGGTGAATGTGATGCCCGATGAGAAAGGATATCTAATCAACGGAAACCTTTTCAGTAACGAGCCCGGTCTGGATTGTGCGTATTATAAGGATTTGGCTAATGGCAATAAAGAAGAGGAACCGGACGATTTTTATTATCGGCTGGCCGATAAAAGCGGAAGTTTTATTATAAAAAGAGAGTTGGGTGCGAGCGCCGTACCTATGACCATTCCGTACGACCCGGTAAAAATAGATCTCTCGGGATTTACGAATGAACATTATAATATGACGATACAAGATGAAAATGGAGTCTTGTATGAGTTCGGAGACAGTCCTTTACAGCGTTATGTGGCGGAGTTCAGGGAGATAACCGATATGAAAGGCGGCATGGCTACGACTTGCTGGAAGGCCAGCCGAATGATTAGCCCGCATACGTCGGATACGGTTTATTTTCATTATCAGGAAGGTCAAAATACGCACCAGCGTTCTTTATACGATATGATAACGGTCGAAGACAGTATCGATCAGAGTACGGCATTCGGGGTTTTAGAATGTGCAACAGCCCATTATCCCTATGTTAAATACATGACAAGCGGATATGTAGCCGGTTATAATCTTCAAAAGGATGGAAGCTTACAGAGAAGCTGTGAAAACTCGTCGGCTTTCGATGTCGGTTACGAGTCGAATGTAACAGCGCATTATCCCGAAGAAATACGATTTAGGGGAGGGCGGGTCGTTTTTTCTCTTGAAAAAAGTGGAACCTCCCGGCCTACCTTACAATATATTACGGTGTACGATAATAATGGGAATCAAATACGTCGCATAAGATTGAATCATACGACTTTCCTACCCGGAGGCAATGATCGGGACTACAAGCGCCGTCTCGATAGTGTGGAGTTTCTCGATGCCCGGGGTAATGTAATAGAGACTTATTCGTTCGATTACTGGGGCAATACCTTACCTTACGATTTAAGTACTAAGGATGTCGATTTCTGGGGATATTATAATGGTGAGGGTTTAACGTCTTCACAGAATGCCGTGAAGCGAACCGCGATAAACTGTCAAGTGGAAGCACCCACTTTAGAAGATATTCAGGGAGTAATCGGAGATGCGGAAAGAGGCAGTAATGAAACCGCGATGAAATGCGGGGTATTGACAAAAATTACCTACCCGAGCGGCGGGTATACCTCTATTCATTATGAGGCCAACCGTTATCAAGATAAAACCGCATCAGGGGCTGATACGGTTCGTCTATGCGGAGGTTTGCGTGTAGAGCGTATCGTAAATGTGGGGTCGGATAATTTGGGGCATGCCAACCGGATTTATGTACGTCGTTATACATACGGAGTAAACGGCTGCGGTACGGGTTACGTGAAAAGTAAAATGGGGTTGAATGAATATATGAGCGAATGCCGTCATACTTATACGAATATGGATAACGGGCAACGGGTCTTTTTTACCCGGTTGCGGAGTTATATGTCTAATCCGGTAAACGATATTTTGTTTTCGGGAGGTTCCCCTATCATTTACGAACAGGTGCGGGAAGACGCGTATGATGATGCCGATACGGCCTCGATGGTTCGTAAGATATTCACCTACCGGCATCGGGATCCGCTCGAGGATCAAAGCGGCGATTTGTACATTCCGGAAACGAATATCCGTATCAATCCACGCAATCATTGGCGTGACGGCTTGTTGTTGAAAGAAGAAGAATATAAAACCGTTGTAAGCCGGAACGGAAATAATAGAGTCACGGTAGATTTTCGGTTAGAAAGGGAAATCGAACACACTTATGCTGAATATCATTCGGGTTTGGCCAGGGCGCGCCGTATATTCAATAAAGTATCTCCTTTTGGTCCGTCGAGCGATAAATTTAAATACTTTGTGAATGATTTTAGTCTGAAATTGTATAATATTGAGACCGGGATCATGCTTGAAACCAAAAAGGTAACTACTATACATGACGGGACGAAGAAAAATGTGACTACCGAAGTATATGATTATACGCATGCCGATCTTATTACACCTACTAAAGTGACCACGACATACGGTGACGGAACGAAAATCGTAGATACCCGTACATATCTGACGTCGAATAGTTTGTTAGTCCCTAAGGTCGTCAGGGAAAAACTTTATGAAGGCAACCGCTTGAATATTTTGCTGAAGCGATTGTCTACCATTACCAGCCGTAGCGGTTGGTCTCGTACTTGGGAGGAGGAAAACCATACTTACGCAATGTTCTCCGATGGAGAAGCGCGGGAACAAAGTATCAGTCTGAAATCGAGGGATAAAGGATTCGATAAACTAAACATGGTGGAATATAATATCGATGGCCGTCCTCAATATATGACGTTGAACGATCATCAGAAGGTATTTTATTTATGGGGATATCGTTCGCAATATGTGGTAGCCGAGATACAGGGTGTTACGGCTGAAGAGGTGAAAGCTAAAATAACACAGGCACAGATAGATGCGCTGGCTGGCAAGGATACCCTATTGCCACAGGATATAACGATGCTAAATAATTTGAGAAACTCATTGCCTCAATCTCGTATCGTAAGCCGTATTTATAAACCGTTGGTGGGTGTAAAAGAAGAAACGGCTCCCGACCAGACAAAATATGGTTACGAATATGACGCTTATTACCGTTTGTTGGCAAAATATCAGGTAAATCCTGTCGGAGGAGCGAAAGAAATACGGGAACATTACCGGTATTATATTCAGCCGGGAGGAAGTTATGTTGTTCGTTCGACTCCTTTCCAGATCGTAACATCTCCCTCGCAGGTAAACAGTAATAACAGTTTCGAAGAATACACGTACTTTGATCCTCTGGGACGTCCCGAAGAAACGGTACAACGTAAAATGGGAGGTAATGGAGAAGACTTGATTACTTATACTACCCTCGATTATCGTGATCGGCCTTTACGTTCGTGGCTTACTTATGCCGGAAACCAGACAACGGGAGCGTTTGTAGCGGTAAATTTAGTCGAATCGGCTGCCCGATCGTTCTATAACGATACGGCCCCTTATCGGGAAACGGTTTATGAAAATAGCAGTGATGGTCGTCCCGTAGAGGAAACGGGAGAAGGACAAGATTGGCGAAGCGGATCCTCGGGAAAGAAAGTGCGTTATGATTATTATCTGAATGACGCCTCGGGGGATATGTCCTGTTACGACATGGCGTTGAAACGCGGCGGGGTGAATGTCGATATGACGAAAAAATATCCGGCAGGCAGTTTGTTTGTCACGAAGATAACCGACGAAGACGGACACGTTGTTTATGAGTTTCATAATGGACTGGGACAGAAGATACTCGAGAGGAAAATGAATGGCAGTGAGGCCAGTGATACCTATTTCACTTATGAAAGACAGAATCGCCCCGAAGCGGTTTTACCTCCCGAGTCATCAGTTAAATATGCCGGAACGCAATTTGATTGTAGCATGGAGAAAGACATTCATTTATTCTCAGAACTCCCCGATTCTTTCCCTTATGGCTATCCGACCATGGTGCGAACACCGGGCTCAGAAACAAGTCTGCTGTATTATGATAAATATTACCGTGTGATACAGGAACTTTTGCCCGATAACCGGTGTCTGTTTAAATTGTATGACGATCAGGACCGATTGGTCGTCGAAGGGGAGTGTGACGATATCGTAAATGATTATGGACGGGATAAATCCGTCGAAACGAAGTATAATCCGTCGGATAACTGGGAAGGGACAGGATATTCGACCACCTTTAGCGGGACGAATATAAAACTGCATAACGTCTATTATTACGATACCTATGATTATTTAGAACTTCCATCGATAACGGGAGTGCCCAACAGCTCCCTACTGTCTTACGAAAGTAAATCGGGGTACGGAGATCGTTATGCGACGAGTAACGGTCAGGGGGCGAAAGGACGATTGACGGGAGAAATCACGTATCGATTGGAAGTGTCTGCGAATCAATATTCCCGTATCACTTCTCATTATTACGATTACCGGGGTAATGAAGTACAACGCCGCGAGATTTCCCCCCTGAGCCGTCAGTCCGATTATTATGCATATGACTATCTGGGGCAGGTGACCCGTCACTACAGTTATCATTCCGGTTCGGGTATCACTTATATCGAGACCGAGGAGAATACGTACAATAGCCAGAAGCGTTTATCGAAGAGTAACTGTTTATGGGAAAATCAACGCACCAATACGAGCGGACAGGTAAGTATTTTTTATGATTACGACCGTTTGGGCCGGGTCAGCCGCAAACGTATCTCGGAGAACGGCACGCCGGTAGACACGATCGGTTACGATTATACGATCCGGGGTTGGGTACAAGGGATTAGGGGCCGTTATTTCAAAGAAAGGTTGGTTTACCAGGATGTGAACGACGCCTCGAGTTGCTTTAACGGGAATATCCGTCAGCAGATATTCCAAATCCTGAAACCGGGTTATGAGCAGGAACACTTTTATTATGAATACGACGGATTGAACCGGTTGTATAATGCTTGGAGTTCGTTCTATGGACCGAATAAAGACGGCCAGTTTGGCGAGCAGTATGAATTTGACCGGAACAGCAACATTACTCATTTGTATCGTTACTGGCCGCAACCGTCAGGAGGAGGAACGCAGCAAATCGATAACCTGTCGTTGAGTTATAATGCTCAGACGGGCTTGTTGTCGGGAATCAGCGAATCTATCGCTGATCAGACTCGTAACGGCCTTATCGAATATAAGCAGAATGGGAAAACGAGCCACGGTATCGGTTACGACAATAGCGGTCGGGAGATCTGGAACGAGGGAATGCAGGTAAGTTCGGTAAGTTATAATGTATTGAGTCTTCCCCGCCAGGTTCAGACGCGTCGGGGGGATATTACCGAATACGAATACAATGGCCGTGGCGAAAAGACGGGGGTAACCTACCGTACGGTAAAGACGAATATGACAGTCCCTTACGGGAGTGCGGTAACTCCTGCGGCCGGGACGACGACATCTACTTATATGTTCTACGAGGGTAATAAAGTCTATATGGGAGGAGGAGTCAACCTTCGTTTTGTCTATCATGATGATTATTATTACGATGCCGAATCGGGCAAAAATTACTATTATTCGAAAAACCATTTGGGAAGTATCTGCGTTGTAACGGATAAAGAGGGAAACCTCCAACAGGCGAACCGGTATTATCCTTCCGGGCTGCCGATGAGTAACAGCGTGAACCCTGAATTTCAGACGAAGAAACTGAGCGGCAAGGAGTTCGATCAGATGCATAACATGAATTTGTACGATCATGGCGCTCGAATGTATAACCCGGTATTGTTACGATGGACCACTCCGGACCCGTTGGCTTATAAATATCTCGGAATAAGTCCGTATATTTACTGCGCCGGAAATCCGGTCTGTCTTGTAGACTTAGATGGAAAAGAAGTTTGGGGTGGTTTCGACTTTTTTAGAGGGGTAGGTGATGCGATCGGGCGCAATATGAGCATGGGTAGCTGGAAGGGTAATCCCTCGACCGTTGCAAATGCAAGTGCTTATAACGGCGGCCAGTTAGTAGGAGATGTATTGAGCGCAATTGGAGGTGTAGGCGAAATGTTTATTGGAGGTGCAACTGCTATTGCCGGGGGAGCAATAACAGTGGGTTCTGCCGGAACAGCAAGTGTGGTAGGTGGTGGTGCTGCTGTTGCTGGGGCCGCTGTCGCAACACACGGTGCGACTATGATTAATAATGCTGTAAAAAGTGTAGTAAAAGGGGAAGGTAGAATAGATGCAGCGAATGGTTCTGGAACATCTTCGAAATATGAAAATGTTACTAAGTCTTCAAGAGGAAAGAGTAGCACAACAAATATAAAGACAGATGTTACAAAAAAAGAATTTGGGAAAAATCTAGAAAATTCCGGGTATAAAAAAACGCTAAGTAAAGATGGTAAAGCTGATATTTATACAAAAGGAGATAAAAAATATTCTGTAAGAGATTATAATTCAAGCGACCATAATGGTCCTACAGCTGATTATGCAGAGAAAAATAAAGTGAAAAAAGAAATACGTTTAGAAAAATGA